One genomic segment of Desulfomicrobium sp. ZS1 includes these proteins:
- the xseA gene encoding exodeoxyribonuclease VII large subunit, with the protein MHIFSVCTLTQAIKDVLEGEFPFVWVRGQVSNLSRPPSGHVYFSLKDDDATLSVVWFKGAQPKGSKEGDERVNPVTGEVESGEPFELCDGQEVLVAGRMNVYPPRGAYQLVAELVQGQGLGELAVAFEAMKAKLAAKGYFDPDRKMVLPRNPRRVAVVTAPQGAALQDFLRIAGDRGYGATIRVYPSLVQGESAPAQIAAALDRADRDGWADVIALIRGGGSLEDLWAFNTEPVAEAVFRARLPVVCGVGHEVDTSIADLVADQRAATPSHAAQILWTERGVLRQQTDETFLALTRGMDRLLDLRERDLQRHAQGLAWHSPARRIERGGFELERLAGRLQQAIGTQVESRAMTLARLQDRMYRSFGPAAMLALRSELDRAEGALEQAGSRFVRVRLESLRGIEGRLAALDPAAPLARGYALVRGSAGFVRSREDVQAGDEIRVQVADGEFSAEVLP; encoded by the coding sequence ATGCACATATTCTCCGTCTGCACCCTCACTCAAGCCATCAAGGACGTCCTCGAGGGCGAATTCCCGTTCGTCTGGGTCCGGGGGCAGGTTTCCAACCTCTCTCGCCCGCCGTCCGGGCATGTGTATTTTTCCCTCAAGGACGATGACGCCACCTTGAGCGTGGTCTGGTTCAAGGGGGCTCAGCCCAAGGGTTCCAAGGAAGGAGACGAGCGGGTCAATCCTGTTACCGGCGAGGTGGAGAGCGGGGAGCCTTTTGAGCTTTGCGATGGGCAGGAAGTGCTCGTGGCCGGGCGCATGAATGTCTATCCGCCGCGCGGGGCCTATCAGCTGGTGGCGGAGTTGGTGCAGGGGCAGGGTTTGGGCGAGTTGGCCGTGGCCTTTGAGGCCATGAAGGCCAAACTTGCCGCCAAAGGGTATTTCGATCCGGACCGCAAGATGGTCCTGCCGCGCAATCCGCGTCGGGTGGCCGTGGTCACGGCTCCCCAAGGCGCGGCCTTGCAGGATTTTCTGCGCATCGCGGGCGACCGGGGCTATGGTGCCACCATTCGGGTCTATCCGAGCCTGGTGCAGGGCGAGAGCGCTCCGGCCCAGATCGCCGCCGCCCTGGACCGCGCCGACCGGGACGGATGGGCCGATGTCATCGCGCTCATTCGCGGCGGCGGGTCTCTCGAAGACCTGTGGGCCTTCAACACCGAGCCCGTGGCCGAGGCCGTGTTCCGGGCGCGGCTGCCGGTCGTGTGTGGGGTGGGGCATGAGGTGGATACGAGCATAGCCGATCTGGTGGCGGACCAGCGCGCGGCCACGCCGTCCCACGCGGCGCAGATTTTGTGGACCGAACGCGGCGTGCTGCGTCAGCAGACCGACGAAACTTTCCTGGCCCTGACGCGCGGCATGGATCGCTTGCTGGACCTGCGCGAGCGGGATCTGCAGCGCCATGCGCAGGGACTTGCCTGGCATTCCCCGGCCCGTCGCATCGAGCGCGGCGGCTTTGAACTGGAGCGCTTGGCAGGCCGTCTGCAGCAGGCCATTGGCACGCAGGTGGAAAGCCGCGCCATGACTCTGGCGCGTCTGCAGGATCGGATGTATCGATCCTTTGGCCCGGCCGCGATGCTGGCGCTGCGTTCGGAGCTGGACAGGGCGGAAGGGGCCCTGGAGCAGGCCGGAAGCCGTTTCGTGCGCGTGCGTCTGGAAAGTCTGCGTGGAATCGAAGGCCGTCTGGCCGCCCTGGACCCTGCGGCCCCGCTGGCGCGTGGGTACGCGCTGGTCAGGGGTTCAGCCGGTTTTGTTCGTTCGCGGGAAGATGTGCAGGCGGGGGATGAAATCCGGGTACAGGTCGCGGACGGGGAATTTTCAGCGGAGGTGTTGCCATGA
- a CDS encoding M23 family metallopeptidase, giving the protein MTFGRVLFFMLLTLFLSATPGPSLHAAQLRLECPEVIGIGLPFVVRVESDEPLDRLRVEWAGKTLNVPGAGKTTVEFLLGTDVLKSRPGTETLRILKLGLSPLAVQTSILIEQRDFPEQRLTVPTEMASPPAAVRERIARENAEVRSVLGAVSPVNHLVLPLMRPVPGEVSSAYGLKRFFNDMERNPHRGLDLRAALGDPVRAAAPGQIVLAADHYYGGRSVFLDHGLGVFTVYMHLDEIKVRQGDMVEAGEILGLAGQTGRVTGPHLHLGLYVLDLAMDPAALFFAKQSQ; this is encoded by the coding sequence ATGACGTTTGGGCGAGTTCTTTTTTTCATGCTTTTGACCCTGTTCCTCTCGGCCACGCCTGGCCCGAGCCTGCATGCGGCGCAGCTGCGCCTGGAGTGTCCGGAGGTCATCGGCATCGGTCTGCCTTTCGTGGTCAGGGTCGAGTCCGACGAGCCTCTGGACCGGCTGCGCGTGGAGTGGGCCGGGAAGACGCTTAACGTGCCCGGCGCCGGAAAGACCACCGTTGAATTTCTGCTCGGCACCGACGTGCTCAAATCCAGGCCCGGCACCGAGACCCTGCGCATCCTCAAGCTTGGCCTCAGCCCCTTGGCCGTGCAGACCTCCATTCTGATCGAGCAGCGCGACTTTCCCGAACAGCGCCTGACCGTGCCCACGGAGATGGCCAGCCCTCCGGCGGCGGTACGGGAGCGCATCGCCCGTGAAAACGCCGAGGTGCGGTCGGTGCTCGGCGCGGTCTCGCCCGTCAATCATCTGGTTCTACCGCTCATGCGGCCTGTGCCGGGCGAAGTCAGCAGCGCTTACGGGCTGAAGCGTTTTTTCAATGATATGGAGCGCAACCCGCACCGCGGGCTTGATCTGCGGGCCGCGTTGGGCGATCCCGTACGGGCCGCCGCGCCCGGGCAGATCGTGCTGGCGGCGGATCATTACTATGGCGGCCGTTCGGTTTTTCTCGATCACGGCCTGGGCGTGTTCACCGTCTACATGCATCTGGACGAGATCAAGGTCCGTCAGGGCGATATGGTCGAGGCCGGGGAGATTCTCGGGCTGGCGGGCCAGACCGGGCGGGTCACGGGGCCGCATCTGCACCTGGGCCTCTACGTGCTCGATCTGGCCATGGACCCGGCGGCCCTTTTTTTCGCGAAACAAAGCCAATAA
- the xseB gene encoding exodeoxyribonuclease VII small subunit, producing MAKAQQTFEKRLERVREITALLESGDLPLEQGVKLFQEGVRLSKECAAELEQARIIVESAGQESAAQSGIASGDEA from the coding sequence ATGGCAAAAGCACAACAGACTTTCGAGAAACGGCTGGAACGGGTCCGTGAGATTACGGCCCTGCTTGAAAGCGGGGATCTGCCTCTGGAACAGGGGGTGAAGCTCTTTCAGGAAGGGGTGCGCCTCTCCAAGGAATGCGCGGCGGAACTGGAACAGGCCCGCATCATCGTCGAGAGCGCCGGTCAGGAATCAGCGGCGCAGTCCGGGATTGCGTCCGGAGACGAAGCATGA
- a CDS encoding polyprenyl synthetase family protein, giving the protein MNPQEMKAELKALGALVEARLTTIFGDGRSPAPLVASMEYSLMAGGKRLRPVLCLAWAELVGGEAAKVLDFACAIECIHTYSLIHDDLPAMDDDDLRRGKPSNHKQFDEATAILAGDGLLTEAFTLASSLELRPERILKAVFHLSTAAGPRGMVGGQVLDMGLTGKSASLPQLREMHAKKTGALIETSCVTGCILGGGSDSEQPKASEYGQAIGLAFQVTDDILDVIGDEAALGKPVGSDQAQGKSTYPALLGIDQSRVLARQSVDQALAALAGFSHPRADFLRAVALYILDRTH; this is encoded by the coding sequence ATGAATCCGCAGGAAATGAAGGCCGAGCTTAAGGCCCTGGGCGCTCTGGTGGAAGCCCGCCTAACCACGATTTTTGGCGATGGCCGCAGTCCGGCGCCTCTGGTCGCTTCCATGGAATACTCCCTCATGGCCGGTGGCAAGCGCTTGCGTCCGGTGCTCTGTCTGGCCTGGGCCGAGCTGGTGGGCGGGGAAGCCGCCAAGGTGCTTGATTTCGCCTGCGCCATCGAGTGCATTCACACCTACTCCCTCATTCACGACGACCTGCCGGCCATGGACGACGACGACCTGCGCCGGGGCAAGCCTTCCAATCACAAGCAGTTCGACGAGGCCACGGCCATCCTGGCTGGGGATGGCCTTTTGACCGAGGCCTTTACCTTGGCGTCGTCTCTTGAGTTGCGGCCGGAGAGGATCCTTAAAGCCGTTTTTCACCTCTCGACTGCGGCCGGTCCGCGTGGCATGGTCGGCGGTCAGGTTTTGGACATGGGGCTGACCGGGAAATCCGCAAGCCTGCCGCAGCTGCGCGAGATGCATGCCAAAAAGACCGGGGCGCTGATCGAGACGTCCTGCGTCACGGGCTGCATTCTTGGCGGCGGAAGCGACTCCGAGCAGCCCAAGGCTTCGGAATATGGACAGGCCATCGGTCTGGCCTTCCAAGTCACGGATGACATTCTGGACGTGATCGGGGACGAGGCCGCGCTCGGCAAGCCCGTGGGCAGCGACCAGGCCCAGGGCAAATCGACATATCCGGCCCTGCTCGGCATTGATCAGAGCAGAGTTCTGGCCAGGCAAAGCGTGGATCAGGCCCTGGCTGCCCTGGCGGGATTTTCCCACCCTCGCGCCGATTTTTTGCGGGCTGTGGCCCTCTATATTTTGGATAGAACGCATTAG
- the dxs gene encoding 1-deoxy-D-xylulose-5-phosphate synthase yields MTEQTLQELFPILAAIKNPGDVQAMDEKELTRLGEEIRRMIIQTVSATGGHLAPSLGVVELTMALLRVFNPARDRIVWDVGHQAYAYKLLTGRLGRFHTLRQLDGISGFPRICESPFDHFGVGHSSTSISAALGMAAARDLSHQDHKVVAVIGDGSMTAGLAYEGLNQAGGLGKNMVVVLNDNEMSISRNVGALSSFLSRKLSKRWVQRFKKEAENIMRQIPRIGDDLAEYARRSEDSLKSFFTPGMLFEAFRFTYIGPLQGHDMRMLTNVFQQTRELEGPILVHVLTKKGKGYAPAETNPTFFHGVGCFEPETGAARKFAACALPSYTEVFGSTLCKLAEKDERVVAITAAMPEGTGVSCFADRFPERFFDVGICEQHAVTFAAGLASQGMKPVVAIYSTFMQRSYDQVVHDVCLQNLNVTFCLDRSGLVGEDGATHHGVYDLSFLRHIPGLVVMAPRNEPELQHMLATALAHEGPVALRYPRGVGEGAALVETPEILPLGRGELLREGSDGVIVALGSRVNPALEAARMLCEETGREVAVFNARFVKPLPAEQLLVLAGSQPFMLLVEENALPGGFGSAVLELLADHDALSSLRVKRLGVPDRFVEHGSQKELRAQVGINRDGILNTLRAMVR; encoded by the coding sequence ATGACTGAACAAACCCTGCAGGAACTTTTTCCCATCCTGGCCGCCATCAAGAATCCCGGCGACGTGCAGGCCATGGATGAAAAGGAACTGACCAGGCTTGGCGAAGAGATTCGCCGCATGATCATTCAGACCGTGTCTGCTACGGGGGGGCATCTGGCTCCTTCCCTGGGGGTGGTGGAGCTGACTATGGCGCTGCTTCGCGTCTTTAACCCCGCCCGCGACCGTATTGTCTGGGACGTGGGGCATCAGGCCTATGCCTACAAGCTGTTGACCGGCAGGCTCGGACGCTTCCACACCCTGCGTCAGTTGGACGGGATCAGTGGCTTTCCCCGGATCTGCGAGAGCCCCTTCGATCATTTCGGCGTCGGCCACTCTTCGACTTCCATTTCCGCCGCTTTAGGCATGGCCGCCGCCCGCGACCTGTCCCATCAGGATCACAAGGTTGTGGCCGTCATCGGCGATGGCTCCATGACCGCCGGTCTGGCCTATGAGGGCCTCAACCAGGCCGGGGGGCTGGGCAAGAATATGGTCGTTGTTTTAAACGACAACGAGATGTCCATTTCGCGCAATGTCGGGGCGCTGTCCTCGTTCTTGAGTCGCAAGCTGTCCAAGCGCTGGGTGCAGCGCTTCAAGAAGGAAGCCGAGAACATCATGCGCCAGATCCCGAGGATCGGCGACGATCTGGCCGAATACGCCCGCCGCAGCGAGGACTCACTCAAAAGTTTCTTCACGCCGGGCATGCTCTTCGAGGCTTTCCGCTTCACCTACATCGGTCCCTTGCAGGGCCACGACATGCGCATGCTGACCAATGTCTTTCAGCAGACCAGGGAGCTTGAAGGCCCCATTCTGGTTCATGTCCTGACCAAGAAGGGCAAGGGGTACGCTCCGGCCGAAACCAATCCGACTTTTTTTCATGGGGTGGGCTGCTTTGAGCCCGAGACCGGGGCGGCCCGAAAGTTTGCGGCCTGTGCCCTGCCCAGCTACACGGAAGTGTTCGGCTCCACCCTGTGCAAGCTGGCCGAAAAGGACGAGCGCGTCGTGGCCATCACCGCTGCCATGCCCGAGGGCACCGGGGTGAGCTGCTTCGCGGACAGGTTTCCGGAACGCTTTTTTGATGTCGGCATCTGCGAGCAGCACGCCGTAACCTTTGCCGCCGGGCTGGCCTCGCAGGGCATGAAGCCCGTGGTGGCCATCTACTCGACCTTCATGCAGCGTTCCTACGACCAGGTCGTGCACGACGTCTGCCTGCAGAATCTGAACGTCACCTTCTGCCTGGACCGGAGCGGCCTGGTCGGCGAGGACGGGGCTACGCATCACGGCGTGTACGACCTGTCCTTTCTGCGCCATATCCCGGGCCTGGTGGTCATGGCCCCGCGCAACGAGCCCGAGCTGCAGCATATGCTGGCCACGGCTTTGGCCCATGAAGGCCCGGTGGCCTTGCGGTATCCGCGCGGAGTGGGCGAGGGCGCGGCTTTGGTCGAGACGCCGGAAATTCTTCCCCTCGGCCGGGGCGAGCTGCTGCGCGAGGGATCGGACGGAGTCATCGTGGCGCTTGGCAGCCGGGTCAACCCTGCCCTGGAGGCTGCCCGGATGCTGTGCGAGGAGACAGGCCGGGAAGTGGCCGTGTTCAACGCCCGTTTCGTCAAGCCCCTGCCTGCGGAGCAGCTGCTGGTCTTGGCCGGCTCGCAACCCTTTATGCTTCTGGTCGAGGAGAACGCCTTGCCCGGAGGCTTCGGTTCCGCCGTGCTTGAGCTTCTGGCCGACCACGACGCGCTTTCCAGCCTGCGCGTGAAGCGGTTGGGCGTTCCGGACCGCTTCGTTGAACACGGCAGCCAGAAGGAACTCCGGGCCCAGGTCGGCATCAATAGGGACGGGATTTTGAATACGTTACGGGCGATGGTCCGCTGA
- a CDS encoding F0F1 ATP synthase subunit gamma, whose amino-acid sequence MSDTIANLRRKIGTAGDLQSVVRTMKAVAASSIEQYEQSVRALADYFRTVELGLNACFRQSGPAPMNLERKGRVVSGVIGAVVFGSDQGLVGQFNDVVADYAIKTLATLPANPEVWAVGERVHARLADAGLPLTGLFTVPNSVKGITPLVGQILVKSERLRNQSEVTDFHLFYNRPTSGAVYAPVNQRLLPLDEKWRRKLTELPWPTKNLPEVMGSGTSTLRALIREYLFVSLFRACAESLASENASRLSAMQRADKNIDELLEVLNGTFHRLRQSDIDAELFDVISGFEALGGK is encoded by the coding sequence ATGAGCGACACCATAGCGAATCTGCGCCGAAAAATCGGCACAGCCGGTGATCTCCAATCCGTCGTCCGCACGATGAAGGCCGTGGCCGCCTCAAGCATTGAACAATACGAGCAATCGGTGCGTGCGCTCGCCGATTACTTTCGTACTGTGGAGCTTGGTTTGAATGCATGTTTCCGACAAAGTGGACCGGCACCCATGAATCTTGAACGGAAAGGACGTGTTGTTTCGGGCGTGATTGGCGCGGTCGTGTTCGGTTCAGACCAGGGACTGGTGGGCCAGTTCAATGACGTGGTCGCCGATTACGCAATCAAGACGCTGGCTACCCTACCGGCCAACCCGGAGGTCTGGGCGGTCGGTGAGCGCGTTCATGCGCGTCTGGCGGATGCGGGCCTGCCGCTGACGGGACTCTTTACCGTGCCGAACTCCGTCAAAGGCATCACACCGCTCGTAGGACAAATTCTCGTGAAGAGCGAGAGGCTTCGCAACCAGAGTGAAGTCACCGACTTCCACCTCTTCTATAACCGCCCCACTTCCGGGGCGGTTTACGCGCCCGTCAATCAGCGACTGCTCCCACTGGACGAAAAATGGCGACGCAAGCTGACCGAACTTCCCTGGCCGACGAAAAACCTGCCCGAAGTCATGGGCAGCGGCACATCGACCTTGCGAGCGCTCATCCGTGAATATCTTTTCGTCTCGCTTTTCCGCGCGTGCGCCGAATCCCTTGCGAGTGAAAATGCGAGCCGCCTATCGGCGATGCAACGCGCCGATAAAAACATCGATGAATTGCTGGAGGTTCTCAACGGAACGTTTCATCGTTTGCGCCAGAGCGACATCGATGCGGAACTGTTCGACGTCATCTCCGGCTTCGAAGCACTGGGCGGGAAGTAG
- a CDS encoding alternate F1F0 ATPase, F1 subunit alpha, whose product MKPESLQNVFDSVFAGISHVRKTFTPQLTPREVGTITSVATGIAKVSGLPGVGYDELVTFPGDVLGIAFNVDEDEIGIVLLGEYWHLQAGNEVRRTGRVMDVGVGDGLLGRVIDPLGRPLDGNGPVAANHRLPVERTAPPIMDRSPVTVPLQTGLKVVDALIPVGRGQRELILGDRQTGKTAIAIDTILNQRDQNVLCVYCAIGQRASAVAKAVATLQENGAMEYAVIVVTEGNDPPGLAYIAPYAATSIAEYFMEAGRDVLIVYDDLTHHARAYRELSLLLRRPPGREAFPGDIFYIHSRLLERATHLREEAGGGSLTALPVIETEAQDISAYIPTNLISITDGQIYLSPSLFELGVLPAVDVGKSVSRVGGKAQRAAYRAVAGDLKLAYAQFEELETFSRFGARLDEDTRKIIEHGLRIRACLKQQESTPVPVPAQIAVLLALTAELFDLVPIDQMTEAENAVQKAAADIPPKVNERLYTAEKLSDEDRTTIIQIARNSLANFQPTPVEIKKNDTEVKPGPVSKIEKKS is encoded by the coding sequence ATGAAACCCGAGAGTCTTCAGAACGTTTTCGACAGCGTGTTCGCCGGAATAAGTCATGTGCGGAAAACATTCACGCCGCAACTGACGCCACGGGAGGTGGGCACGATCACCAGCGTCGCCACCGGCATTGCCAAGGTGTCGGGTCTTCCCGGTGTGGGCTATGATGAATTGGTGACGTTTCCCGGCGATGTGCTGGGCATCGCGTTCAACGTGGACGAGGATGAAATCGGCATTGTCCTGCTCGGCGAATACTGGCATCTTCAAGCGGGAAATGAAGTCCGGCGTACGGGTCGGGTCATGGATGTGGGCGTGGGCGATGGTCTGCTCGGACGCGTCATCGACCCGCTCGGTCGGCCTCTCGACGGCAACGGGCCAGTGGCCGCAAACCATCGCCTGCCCGTCGAGCGCACTGCCCCGCCCATCATGGACCGCTCTCCCGTCACGGTACCTCTGCAGACCGGCCTCAAGGTCGTCGACGCGCTCATTCCCGTTGGGCGCGGCCAACGCGAGTTGATTCTCGGCGACCGCCAGACGGGCAAGACCGCCATTGCCATAGACACAATCCTCAACCAGCGCGACCAGAATGTCTTGTGCGTCTACTGCGCCATCGGTCAGCGTGCGTCCGCCGTGGCGAAGGCCGTGGCAACCTTGCAGGAAAATGGCGCGATGGAGTACGCCGTCATTGTCGTGACCGAAGGCAACGACCCCCCGGGCCTCGCGTACATCGCCCCTTACGCCGCGACCAGCATCGCGGAGTATTTCATGGAAGCGGGCCGGGATGTGCTGATTGTTTACGACGACCTCACCCACCACGCGCGCGCCTACCGCGAACTCTCTCTCCTGCTGCGCCGTCCGCCCGGTCGCGAAGCGTTCCCCGGCGACATCTTCTATATCCACTCGCGACTGCTCGAACGCGCGACGCATCTGCGCGAAGAGGCCGGTGGCGGCTCTCTCACCGCTCTGCCTGTCATCGAAACCGAAGCGCAGGACATTTCCGCCTATATTCCGACCAACCTGATTTCCATCACGGATGGTCAAATCTACCTCTCTCCGTCGCTGTTCGAATTGGGTGTGCTGCCTGCGGTCGATGTGGGGAAGTCCGTTTCGCGCGTCGGCGGCAAAGCGCAACGAGCGGCCTATCGCGCGGTGGCGGGCGACCTCAAGCTCGCTTATGCGCAGTTTGAGGAACTCGAAACCTTTTCCCGATTCGGAGCACGTCTGGATGAAGACACCCGCAAGATCATCGAGCACGGACTGCGAATCAGGGCCTGTCTCAAACAGCAGGAATCCACCCCTGTGCCAGTGCCCGCGCAAATCGCCGTGCTTTTGGCGTTGACTGCGGAACTCTTCGACCTTGTACCGATTGACCAGATGACGGAAGCCGAGAATGCCGTGCAAAAAGCGGCTGCGGATATCCCGCCAAAGGTGAATGAGAGATTATATACAGCCGAAAAATTGAGCGACGAGGATCGGACAACGATTATTCAAATCGCCCGCAACTCGCTGGCAAACTTCCAACCCACGCCAGTGGAAATCAAAAAAAACGACACGGAGGTCAAACCCGGGCCTGTTTCTAAAATCGAGAAGAAGTCATGA
- a CDS encoding F0F1 ATP synthase subunit delta, whose product MIVDWFTVGAQTLNFLVLMWLLKRFLYKPILRAIEEREKRIATRLANADMKEAAAQKKSDEFQQKNEEFDRQRATLLNKAMDEVKAERQRLLDEARDAADAVQAKRQETLRNEEHALRRTISRRTQQEVFAIARKALTDLATTSLEERLVETFIRRLRELDSQAKESLAAALKTGPSPALVRSAYDLPAEQHKAIQNALNETFSSEVHVQFQTAPNLISGIELTTNGQKVAWSIADYLSSLEEGVDELLKKNAKPKAQHKSKAKDEPEPKEPRAVTKSP is encoded by the coding sequence ATGATAGTCGATTGGTTCACGGTCGGAGCGCAAACGCTCAACTTTCTCGTCCTGATGTGGTTGCTGAAGCGCTTTCTTTACAAACCCATCCTTCGCGCCATCGAAGAGCGGGAAAAGCGGATCGCCACGAGACTCGCGAACGCCGACATGAAAGAGGCCGCAGCCCAAAAAAAGAGCGACGAGTTTCAGCAAAAAAACGAGGAATTCGACCGACAACGCGCCACGCTGTTGAACAAAGCGATGGACGAGGTGAAAGCTGAGCGTCAACGACTCCTCGACGAAGCACGGGATGCGGCCGACGCCGTACAAGCCAAACGACAGGAAACGCTGAGAAACGAAGAACATGCCTTACGCCGAACAATCAGCCGCCGAACACAACAGGAAGTATTCGCCATCGCGCGAAAGGCGTTGACCGATCTCGCCACGACGAGCTTGGAAGAACGCCTGGTCGAAACGTTCATTCGCCGTTTGCGAGAGTTGGACAGCCAGGCGAAGGAAAGCCTCGCTGCAGCCCTTAAAACAGGACCAAGCCCCGCATTAGTGCGCAGCGCCTACGACCTGCCGGCGGAGCAACACAAGGCGATACAAAATGCGCTCAACGAAACCTTCTCGTCTGAAGTCCACGTTCAATTCCAGACCGCGCCGAACCTGATCAGCGGCATTGAGCTGACCACAAATGGACAAAAGGTAGCGTGGAGCATTGCGGATTATCTGTCTTCGCTGGAAGAAGGGGTCGACGAACTCCTGAAAAAAAACGCCAAACCCAAAGCCCAACACAAGTCTAAAGCCAAGGACGAGCCCGAACCTAAAGAACCTAGGGCCGTTACAAAGAGCCCATGA